The window TGAAGTGTATACGCCTGATGAAGTGCGGGCTCTTGCCGATCTTGCCCATGCACACGGCATGTTCCTCCATATGGACGGTGCCCGCATCGCCAACGCTGCCGCATTTCTTGGTGTGGATGTGAACGCGTTTACCCGCGACGCAGGAGTGGACGTCCTCTCCTTCGGCGGCACAAAGAACGGCATGATGTTCGGTGAAGCGGTGGTGTTTTTCAACGTATCCGCCAATCCGGTTCCGAGCTCGGATTTTCCCTATCTGCGCAAGCAGAACCTGCAGTTGCTTTCCAAGATGCGCTACGTTTCCTGCCAGTTTGCGGAAATGCTTCGGGACGGCCTGTGGTTGGAGAGCGCCCGTCATGCCAATGCCATGGCGCAGCGCCTTGCACGCGGGCTTGAGGCCGTTTCCGGCATGACCGTGGTGAACAGGGTGGAGGCGAATGAAGTATTCGTCGCAATGTCCCCCGAGCGTATTGATGTCTTGCAGGAGCAGTTCTATTTCTATGTGTGGGATGCATCCCTGCATCAGGCGCGTCTGGTCTGTTCCTTTAACACCACAGAGGCAGAAGTGGACGCTTTTATCGCGGCTGCCGCCACGGCATAGACGGAAATACGCACGGAGCGGAGCGTTCCGATCTTTTAATCCGGAAAAGAGTCAGAAGGCCGGGAACCAACAGGTTCCCGGCCTTCTTGTTTGTGTTTGCTATAGAGAGAGGATTTCGGGGCTGAATGTTTGCAGTGTCGTTCGGGTCAGTGATGCAAGTGTATGGTAGAACGGTGTGGCGGCACTTTCCTGTACAGCTGTGCAGAATGGGTCGATCCATCGTGCCGGATGGTTGTTCACGAAAGCCGTCAGTTGCGAACGGCATCGGGCTGAGCCTTGCATGTCGTTCTGAACCCGGGCCTGCATTTCCTTGTGCAGCAGGTAGTACATGAACTCCAGTTCTGCCGAGAGGTGGTCGGGTGGATTGCCGAAATCCGCGCTGACCTCAAGCCCCGCAGCCTGATAGTGGTGCAGGGCATCATAGGTTGTTTCACCCATGATGCGTCTGCCTTCTTCCAGATAGACTGAACCGAAGGGCGCGGCGAACAGTTCGAACGGGCCTATGAAAAGACGGGCATAGTCCCGCAGCAGCTCGGCGGGCTCTGTGTCGGTCAGGCTTTGGTGCAGAGGGGCGGGTACTGTTTGGGATATTGCCAGCGCGTTCAATGATTCATCCAGCATGGTTACGTAGGCAGGGAACGAGTC is drawn from Desulfovibrio mangrovi and contains these coding sequences:
- a CDS encoding threonine aldolase family protein is translated as MINFASDNASGVHPRVLAALGRANEGFARAYGDDRHTAEADAVFKTLFGDDIAVFYAINGTGANVLGLKSLVRSYHAVICSQMAHINVDETGAPEASIGCKLLTLPSPNGKITPEQVKPLLAAQGVVHHSQPKAISITQATEFGEVYTPDEVRALADLAHAHGMFLHMDGARIANAAAFLGVDVNAFTRDAGVDVLSFGGTKNGMMFGEAVVFFNVSANPVPSSDFPYLRKQNLQLLSKMRYVSCQFAEMLRDGLWLESARHANAMAQRLARGLEAVSGMTVVNRVEANEVFVAMSPERIDVLQEQFYFYVWDASLHQARLVCSFNTTEAEVDAFIAAAATA
- a CDS encoding TorD/DmsD family molecular chaperone, which produces MKSGSESRIAAWCNALFALAHCYREPGDSFPAYVTMLDESLNALAISQTVPAPLHQSLTDTEPAELLRDYARLFIGPFELFAAPFGSVYLEEGRRIMGETTYDALHHYQAAGLEVSADFGNPPDHLSAELEFMYYLLHKEMQARVQNDMQGSARCRSQLTAFVNNHPARWIDPFCTAVQESAATPFYHTLASLTRTTLQTFSPEILSL